One genomic segment of Musa acuminata AAA Group cultivar baxijiao chromosome BXJ3-3, Cavendish_Baxijiao_AAA, whole genome shotgun sequence includes these proteins:
- the LOC103979880 gene encoding oleosin H2-like yields the protein MRTSLQTMGDSERERHPTEAVKGHLPEKGGPSTSQALAVATLLPLGGGLLALAGLTLAGSLIGLAVLTPLFLLFSPVVVPAALLVALAVTGFLASGALGLTGLSSMGYLLNQARGMLQRTPEQMEDTKRRVGEVGQRAKEAARSGQRT from the coding sequence ATGAGAACTTCCCTTCAAACCATGGGCGACAGCGAGCGCGAGCGGCACCCGACCGAAGCCGTGAAGGGCCACCTCCCGGAGAAAGGCGGCCCCTCGACCTCTCAAGCTCTCGCGGTGGCCACACTGCTCCCCCTCGGCGGCGGCCTACTCGCCCTCGCGGGGCTCACGCTCGCCGGCTCGCTGATAGGGCTCGCCGTGCTGACCCCGCTGTTCCTGCTGTTCAGCCCGGTGGTGGTGCCTGCGGCGCTCCTGGTGGCGCTGGCGGTGACCGGGTTCCTGGCGTCGGGCGCCTTGGGGCTTACGGGGTTGTCGTCGATGGGGTACCTGCTGAACCAGGCGAGAGGGATGTTGCAGAGGACGCCAGAGCAGATGGAGGACACGAAGCGAAGGGTGGGGGAGGTGGGACAGAGAGCGAAGGAGGCCGCGCGTTCCGGTCAGAGAACCTAA
- the LOC103979881 gene encoding protein DETOXIFICATION 42 isoform X2, whose protein sequence is MRCERLLDSAATSLMSSPLRIFFRDVRHAFKLDELGLEIMGIAFPAALALLADPIASLIDTAFIGHIGPVELAAVGVSIAVFNQVSRIAIFPLVSVTTSFVAEEDAVSKSRSGDPESGEYRRSFSEDSEMKELITHNDHDEHAHTSSASLDKSTTMTECGHHKRIPSASSALAIGGILGFLQTLFLVFGAKPILNYMGIKHDSPMMTPACQYLTLRSLGAPAVLLSLAMQGVFRGLKDTKTPLYATVVGDATNIILDPIFIFVFQLGVSGAAIAHVISQYLIALILLWRLLGQVDILPPSIKDLQFGRFLKNGLLLLARVIAVTFCVTLAASMAARQGSIPMAAFQICLQIWLATSLLADGLAVAGQAILASAFARRDHARATSAASRVLQWGMVLGLVLCIILGTSLQFVSRLFTKDNEVLQLIHIGIPFVALTQPINSLAFVFDGINYGASDFAYSAYSMVLVALVSIACLVVLSSSHGFIGIWIALSIYMSLRMFAGFWRIGTAKGPWSFLGS, encoded by the exons ATGCGCTGTGAGAG GCTGCTGGATTCGGCTGCAACCTCGTTGatgtcttctcctcttcgaatttTCTTCAGGGATGTGAG GCATGCCTTCAAATTGGATGAGCTCGGATTGGAGATCATGGGGATTGCTTTCCCTGCGGCGCTGGCTTTGTTGGCTGATCCGATTGCCTCCCTCATCGACACTGCTTTCATCGGTCACATAG GTCCGGTGGAGCTCGCAGCCGTAGGCGTGTCTATTGCGGTGTTCAATCAAGTATCGAGAATTGCTATTTTTCCACTTGTTAGTGTCACCACATCCTTTGTTGCTGAGGAAGATGCTGTCAGCAAAAGTCGCAGTGGAGACCCAGAAAGCGGAGAATACCGAAGGTCATTTTCTGAGGATAGTGAAATGAAAGAATTGATAACTCACAATG atcatgatgagcatGCACATACCTCATCTGCCTCCTTGGATAAATCTACTACCATGACCGAGTGTGGGCATCATAAACGCATTCCATCAGCCTCTTCAGCATTAGCAATCGGTGGCATACTTGGCTTTCTTCAAACTCTATTTCTGGTTTTTGGAGCAAAACCCATTTTGAACTATATGGGCATAAAACAT GATTCCCCTATGATGACACCAGCATGTCAGTACTTGACATTGCGGTCCCTTGGTGCTCCTGCTGTTCTCTTGTCTCTGGCCATGCAAGGGGTTTTTCGAGGACTTAAGGATACAAAAACTCCTCTTTATGCAACTG TTGTTGGAGATGCAACCAATATAATTTTGGACCCAATATTTATATTTGTGTTCCAATTAGGTGTCAGTGGTGCCGCTATTGCTCATGTTATATCTCA ATACTTAATTGCGTTAATTCTCTTGTGGAGATTACTAGGGCAAGTTGATATCTTGCCACCTAGTATCAAAGATCTGCAGTTTGGTCGATTCCTAAAAAACG GTCTGCTATTGCTTGCACGGGTGATTGCTGTAACATTCTGCGTGACATTAGCAGCATCAATGGCTGCACGACAAGGATCAATTCCCATGGCTGCATTCCAGATATGCTTGCAGATTTGGTTGGCAACTTCTCTTCTCGCTGATGGTTTGGCTGTTGCTGGACAG GCAATACTTGCAAGTGCATTTGCCAGAAGGGATCATGCTAGGGCAACATCCGCTGCTTCGCGTGTTCTGCAG TGGGGTATGGTTCTGGGTCTGGTCCTATGCATCATACTTGGAACCAGTTTGCAATTTGTGTCAAGATTATTCACCAAGGATAATGAAGTGCTTCAACTCATTCATATCGGAATTCCG TTTGTTGCGCTTACTCAGCCAATAAATTCTTTGGCCTTTGTCTTCGATGGCATCAACTATGGAGCATCAGATTTTGCATACTCTGCATATTCCATG GTCCTGGTGGCACTAGTCAGCATTGCATGCCTGGTTGTCCTGTCATCTAGTCATGGTTTCATTGGAATCTGGATAGCTCTATCAATCTACATGAGTTTGCGAATGTTTGCCGGTTTCTGGAG AATAGGGACAGCAAAGGGACCATGGAGCTTTCTTGGGAGTTGA
- the LOC103979881 gene encoding protein DETOXIFICATION 42 isoform X1, with the protein MSSLNYRLLDSAATSLMSSPLRIFFRDVRHAFKLDELGLEIMGIAFPAALALLADPIASLIDTAFIGHIGPVELAAVGVSIAVFNQVSRIAIFPLVSVTTSFVAEEDAVSKSRSGDPESGEYRRSFSEDSEMKELITHNDHDEHAHTSSASLDKSTTMTECGHHKRIPSASSALAIGGILGFLQTLFLVFGAKPILNYMGIKHDSPMMTPACQYLTLRSLGAPAVLLSLAMQGVFRGLKDTKTPLYATVVGDATNIILDPIFIFVFQLGVSGAAIAHVISQYLIALILLWRLLGQVDILPPSIKDLQFGRFLKNGLLLLARVIAVTFCVTLAASMAARQGSIPMAAFQICLQIWLATSLLADGLAVAGQAILASAFARRDHARATSAASRVLQWGMVLGLVLCIILGTSLQFVSRLFTKDNEVLQLIHIGIPFVALTQPINSLAFVFDGINYGASDFAYSAYSMVLVALVSIACLVVLSSSHGFIGIWIALSIYMSLRMFAGFWRIGTAKGPWSFLGS; encoded by the exons ATGTCATCTTTGAATTATAGGCTGCTGGATTCGGCTGCAACCTCGTTGatgtcttctcctcttcgaatttTCTTCAGGGATGTGAG GCATGCCTTCAAATTGGATGAGCTCGGATTGGAGATCATGGGGATTGCTTTCCCTGCGGCGCTGGCTTTGTTGGCTGATCCGATTGCCTCCCTCATCGACACTGCTTTCATCGGTCACATAG GTCCGGTGGAGCTCGCAGCCGTAGGCGTGTCTATTGCGGTGTTCAATCAAGTATCGAGAATTGCTATTTTTCCACTTGTTAGTGTCACCACATCCTTTGTTGCTGAGGAAGATGCTGTCAGCAAAAGTCGCAGTGGAGACCCAGAAAGCGGAGAATACCGAAGGTCATTTTCTGAGGATAGTGAAATGAAAGAATTGATAACTCACAATG atcatgatgagcatGCACATACCTCATCTGCCTCCTTGGATAAATCTACTACCATGACCGAGTGTGGGCATCATAAACGCATTCCATCAGCCTCTTCAGCATTAGCAATCGGTGGCATACTTGGCTTTCTTCAAACTCTATTTCTGGTTTTTGGAGCAAAACCCATTTTGAACTATATGGGCATAAAACAT GATTCCCCTATGATGACACCAGCATGTCAGTACTTGACATTGCGGTCCCTTGGTGCTCCTGCTGTTCTCTTGTCTCTGGCCATGCAAGGGGTTTTTCGAGGACTTAAGGATACAAAAACTCCTCTTTATGCAACTG TTGTTGGAGATGCAACCAATATAATTTTGGACCCAATATTTATATTTGTGTTCCAATTAGGTGTCAGTGGTGCCGCTATTGCTCATGTTATATCTCA ATACTTAATTGCGTTAATTCTCTTGTGGAGATTACTAGGGCAAGTTGATATCTTGCCACCTAGTATCAAAGATCTGCAGTTTGGTCGATTCCTAAAAAACG GTCTGCTATTGCTTGCACGGGTGATTGCTGTAACATTCTGCGTGACATTAGCAGCATCAATGGCTGCACGACAAGGATCAATTCCCATGGCTGCATTCCAGATATGCTTGCAGATTTGGTTGGCAACTTCTCTTCTCGCTGATGGTTTGGCTGTTGCTGGACAG GCAATACTTGCAAGTGCATTTGCCAGAAGGGATCATGCTAGGGCAACATCCGCTGCTTCGCGTGTTCTGCAG TGGGGTATGGTTCTGGGTCTGGTCCTATGCATCATACTTGGAACCAGTTTGCAATTTGTGTCAAGATTATTCACCAAGGATAATGAAGTGCTTCAACTCATTCATATCGGAATTCCG TTTGTTGCGCTTACTCAGCCAATAAATTCTTTGGCCTTTGTCTTCGATGGCATCAACTATGGAGCATCAGATTTTGCATACTCTGCATATTCCATG GTCCTGGTGGCACTAGTCAGCATTGCATGCCTGGTTGTCCTGTCATCTAGTCATGGTTTCATTGGAATCTGGATAGCTCTATCAATCTACATGAGTTTGCGAATGTTTGCCGGTTTCTGGAG AATAGGGACAGCAAAGGGACCATGGAGCTTTCTTGGGAGTTGA